The genomic stretch TCGCCACCGGCGGCACTGCGCGCGCGGCGGTGCGGCTGCTGCGCAAGACTGGGGCGGAGGTGGTGCAGGCGGCGTTCGTCATCGACCTGCCCGATCTGGGCGGCGCCGATGCGCTGCGGGGCGACGGGCTGACGGTAACGTCTCTGGTCGCGTTCGCGGGGCACTGACGCCGCGCCGGGGAACCGGCGGCGCCGCAATCGGTTCGGTTAACGGGTGGGGCGCCGTGCGCCTCGCAACGAGGAGCGAACCCTATGCATTCACTCGTAAAACTCGCGACCGCAGCCGCTGCGCTGGCGGGCGCTGCCGTGCTCGGGGGCTGTGCATCCGATCGTTATGGCTATGGCGGCGGCTATAGCGGCGTCGCGGTCGGCTATGGCGCGGGCTATGGGAACCCCTATTGGGGCTGGAACGACAATTTCTATTATCCCGGCACCGGCGTCTATGTGTACGACAATAACCGCCGCCGCCATCGCTGGAACGACAGCCAGCGCGGCTATTGGGAAGGTCGCCGCTCGAACTGGCGCGGCGACCGGCGGATGCGCAGCAACTGGCGCGATTTCCGCGGCCAGCGCGGCCCCCGCAGCCCGCGCGGCCGCCGCTGAGGCGAGCTTCAGTCCGCGCGCGGGCGGGTCCGCATCAGCCCCCGCGCGGTGAAGCGCAGCACCGGCTCGTCATGCTGGTTGAACACCGTCATCTGGTTGCGCGTGCTGCCCATCTCCGGGCGGCTGCGCGACGGCGTGACCTCCAGCATCTCGGTCTCGCAGCGGAGCGTGTCGCCCGGATAGACCGGCTTCAGCCAGCGCAGTTCGTCGACTCCCGCGGCACCCAGCGCAGCCTGCGGATGCGCCTTCAGATACTCGACCAGCATCGCCATCGCCATCGCGCAGCTGTGCCATCCGCTGGCCGCAACCCGCCCGAAATGAGTCTGCGCCGCGGCCTCGTCGGACAGATGGAAGGGCTGCGGATCATATTTCGCCGCGAAATCCAGCACCTCTTCGCGAGTCACGGCATAGCTGCCAAAGCTTGCCCGGTCGCCGACCTGCACGTCTTCGAGATATTTCATGCCATGAGTTTCGGTTGGAAACCGAATCTTGGCAAGGGGTCTTATCGCGCCATCGCGCTCCGGAACGGCGCATCGGTGCCGTCGACGCCGGGCTTGGCGGGCAGCCCGATCAGGTCGCGGAGCAGCGGATAGACATCGACATTGTCGAACGGCGCCAGCCGCGCCGCGCGAAAGGCCGGGCCCTGCGCGATAAACAAGGCCGCCATTTCCGGGGACTGATCGTCATAGCCATGGGTGCCGGCGGCAAAGGGCTTGGCCGGCGCCTTCAGGTTGATGAGCCAGCCCGTCTCGGCAAGGCACAGGATCGGCGGGACGCGCGGATTGGCGCCATAGTGGAAGCGGGCCGGAATCTCCCCCTTGCGCCAGCACTGCATATGATCGTGCGGACGCAGCAGCGCCTTTTCCACGACGGCCTCGCGTCCCGGCATCGGGGCGAGGGTCAGAAACGGGCCGCTCTCGACGAGGTGATAGTCGGCCTCGGCCAGCAAATCGCCGAGCACGATCACGCGATCGCTGCTCGTCGCCGCCATGCCGTGATCGGAGACGATCACCAGATTGGCAGGCTGGCGAAGTTCGGCGAGCCCGGCGACGAGCGCCCCGATCTGCGCATCGACTTCGACGAGGGCGTCGCGCATCCCGGCGCCGTCGGGGCCGACATCATGCCCCGCGCTGTCCACCAGGTCGAAGTACAAAGTCACGAATCGGGGCCGGATCGCCGCCGGACGCCGCAGCCAGTCGAGGATGCCGTTGACCCGCTGCTCGTCTGAGATCGCCTGGTTGAACTGCGCCCAGTCCGCAGGGCGGTGCCCGCCGATCACTTCCCAGTCCCTCGGGCGTTCCTTGTGCCCGCCGATCGCGACGTTCGATCCCGGCCAGAACATCGTCGCGGTGCGTATCCCCGCCGCCTCGGCATCGTTCCAGATCGGCTCGGCGGCGTTCCACCAGAACGGGTCGTCGCTCGCCATGGTGAACACCTCATCCGGGCGGGCGGGGTCCTCCATCTTGTTGGCGACGATGCCGTGGCGATCGGGGCGCAGCCCGGTGACGAGCGTCCAATGGTTCGGAAAGGTCTTGGACGGGAAGCTGGGGTGCATCGCCCCGCTAGCGCCCTGGGCGGCGAGCCGCGACAGATTGGGCGTGATCCCGCGCGTCAGATAGTCGGGGCGGAATCCGTCGATCGACACCAGGACCGTCACCGGCGCGCGCGCTTCCGCCACCGAGGCACTGGTTTCGGGCGCCACCGCGGGCGCCGTCGCACAGGCCTGGAGAAGGGCGGCGAAGGCGGCAGCCGCGATTCTGGAATACCAACGCATGCGTACCGCCCTGCCACGCCCGTGTTACGCGGGAAAGTCCGCTATTGCCTCCCTATTGCCCGAGCGCCAGCCGCGCGAACAGCGTCGCGCTGTGCGGCGCCCGGCCATAGGCGGCGTCGAGCGCGGCGGGCTTGGCATAGGCCGCCAGCGACCCGCCCAGCGCCAGCTCGACATCGCCGCCCAGCGGGATGCGATAGGCATAGCCCGCTTCGAACCGCGACACGCGAAACGCCCGGTCGTGAAGCGGGCTGTCATGGTCGGGGAACAGCTCGTCATTGGCGACATTCTCGACGCGCCCGAACACGCTATGATGCGCGCCGAGATTCCAGTTCGCCTCGGCCAGCCACGCGGTCAGCGTCGGCCCCGGCACCCGATCCTTCGCCGCAAACCCCAGCATCGCGGAGAAACCACCCCGCGCATAATGCGCGCTGGCGGTGGTCCGCCGCTCGTCTTCGCCGGGATGGGTGACTTCGGGGCTCTCCAGCCGCCCATGGCTCAGCTGGAACGCCCAGTTGGGCGAGGGCGTCAGCGTGGCGCGCAGGCTCCAGCTGTCGAGGCGGGGGCTTTCGATGTCCCAGCGATTCTCGTCGGGCTCGCGGCCGCGGAACGCTGATCCCTCGAATTGAAGACCGCGCGTCGCAACCCCCGCCGTCACCACGCCATAAGTGATATGGCTGCTGTCGAACCAGTGATGCGTGATCGGCGACAGCGGCAGATAGCGCGCCGAGCGCCGGTGCATGAACGCCGACGGCCCCAGAGCCGGCTCGGCGACCGGCCCGCCATAGACGAACCCGGTCAACCCTGGCGCCAGCGGCACGTCGACGCGCGCGGACAGCTCCATGAACAGATCATGTGGATGCTGGCGATCGACCAGCGGCACGCCGCCCGCGGTCTCGCCCGTGCCGAACAAATTGGGGTAGCCGCGCTTGCCGTTGACGGGATCGAGGCTGAGCATCGAACTGAACCGCAGTTGCACCCCGCTGTCAAAGCCGCGCGTAGCGGACAGCATCGCCATCGATCCGGTAAAGGCCTGCGCATCGCCGCGCGGTCCGCCCTGATCGGTAACTCCCGTCATCGCAAAGCCATGCGCCATCACCATCCAGTCGCCGGTGGCCAGATGGATGCCGCGCATGCCCCCGTCGGCGCCGGGGACCAGCGAAGTGCCGGTGCCGGGGCCGGCATTGGC from Sphingomonas hengshuiensis encodes the following:
- a CDS encoding nucleotide pyrophosphatase/phosphodiesterase family protein; translated protein: MRWYSRIAAAAFAALLQACATAPAVAPETSASVAEARAPVTVLVSIDGFRPDYLTRGITPNLSRLAAQGASGAMHPSFPSKTFPNHWTLVTGLRPDRHGIVANKMEDPARPDEVFTMASDDPFWWNAAEPIWNDAEAAGIRTATMFWPGSNVAIGGHKERPRDWEVIGGHRPADWAQFNQAISDEQRVNGILDWLRRPAAIRPRFVTLYFDLVDSAGHDVGPDGAGMRDALVEVDAQIGALVAGLAELRQPANLVIVSDHGMAATSSDRVIVLGDLLAEADYHLVESGPFLTLAPMPGREAVVEKALLRPHDHMQCWRKGEIPARFHYGANPRVPPILCLAETGWLINLKAPAKPFAAGTHGYDDQSPEMAALFIAQGPAFRAARLAPFDNVDVYPLLRDLIGLPAKPGVDGTDAPFRSAMAR
- a CDS encoding MaoC family dehydratase, whose amino-acid sequence is MKYLEDVQVGDRASFGSYAVTREEVLDFAAKYDPQPFHLSDEAAAQTHFGRVAASGWHSCAMAMAMLVEYLKAHPQAALGAAGVDELRWLKPVYPGDTLRCETEMLEVTPSRSRPEMGSTRNQMTVFNQHDEPVLRFTARGLMRTRPRAD